CGGACCCGCTCCACCACCGCGGGCGCGGCCGAGTCGCCTTCGATCAGGGTGATGAGGTCGCCCAGCGGGCAGACGGCCACGGCCTCGCGCACCTCGGGCGGGATGTGGATGTCGATCGAGATCACCCGTCCACGCCCCAGCGCGCGGCACAGGGAAGCAAAAAAGACGGCACTGCCGCCCCGGTTGACGCCGGTTTCGATGATGACGTCGGGCCGCACACTGGCGACGACCTCCTGCAGCCGCAGCACGTCTTCCGGCAACTGCCAGAGCTGGAAACCCAGCCAGGAGAACGACTGCCAATGCAGCTGGTTCCACTCCTGCTTGAGCCAGACCTCCGACACCAGCCGGAACGCCTCGGGCGAATACAGCGGCAGCCGCGTCGGCGCGGCGTCACCGGACTGGCATTCCAATGTTTTCGCTTCGGTGTCGATCGTGATCTTCATGGCGCCTGCGTGCGCCCCCGACCTGGGGGCCTGCGCATTGTGCGGCACTCAGACCTCGCTGGCATCGCACTCTCGCAGGCGTCCATGTTCGAGCCTGAAGAACCGGTTGCAGTACTGCTTGACCAGGTCGCTGGAATGCGAGGCGAACACGAAGATGCCCACGGATTTCACCAGGGACTCCATGCGCTCGTGGGCGTGCACGCGGAATTCGGCGTCGCCCAGGCCGAAGATCTCGTCCACCAGCAGGATGTCGGGGCGGGTCGAAGTAGCGACGGCGAAGATCAGGCGCGCGACCATGCCCGACGAGTAGGTGCGCACCGGCATCTGCAGGAAGTTGCCGAGCTGGGTGAAGCGCTCGATCTCCTCGATGTGCTGCCGCACGTCGGCGACGCGCTCGCCCATCAGCAGGCTCATGCGCGTGATGTTCTCGTAGCCCGAGAGCTCGTTGTCCATGCCCGCGCCGAGTTCGAGCATGGTGGCCACGCGCCCCTGCCGTTCGATCGTGCCCTGCGTCGGCGAGTAGATGCCGGCCATGGTGCGCAGCAGCGTGCTCTTGCCCGCGCCGTTGTGCCCGACCAGGCCCACCGCGTCGCCCCGGCGCAGCTCGAAGCTGACATCTTGCAGGGCGGTCACCATCTGCACCCGCCCGGACTCGCGCTCGATGCTGCCCCCGGTGCTGATGCGCACAAGGTGGTTGCGCAGCGACATGCCCCGGCTGTTGTAGACCGGGTAGCGCACGGTCACCGCATTGAATTTGAGGGAAGCCATGGTCAGACCCAGAACGCGATGCGGTGGTGCTTGCGGTCGAACATCCACAGGCTCACGCCGCCGCCCACCAGCAGCAGGCCCAGGTTGGTCCAGATCACGAAGCCCGGTGGCGCCGAACCCATGAGGGGGTAGCGGATGACCTCGATGAAGTGGGAAATGGGATTGGCCCACAGGTAGACCTCGCTGAAGGGCAGGAACTCGGGCCGGTAGAACACCGGGCTGAGCAGCATCAGCAAGGGCAACGCCGACGCGATCAGGTACTCCAGATCGCGAAAGCGCGCGCCCAGCATGCCCACGAGCAGGGCCAGCCAGAGCAGGTTGAGCGTCACCAGCACCACCCCGGGGACCACCAGCAGCAGGTTCAGGGTGGGCTGCAGCCCCACTGCCCAGGCCACCACGGCAAAGACCGGCACGCTGTGCAGCAGGTTGATCAGGTGCCGCAGCAGCAGCTGGGTCGGGTAGATCGACAGCGGCAGGTTGATGTTGCGGATCAGCGCCGCCTGGCGGCTGAACAGGGCCGATGCGTCGCCCACCACACCGGCAATAAACTGCCAGAGGATCAGGCCGGCGGTCACCGTCGGCATGAACTCGCGCACGTCCTTGTGCATGAGCTCGGCCCAGAGGAAGCTCAGACCCACGGCGCCGATGGCCGTGCCCAGCGTCATCCACAGCGGCCCGAGCACGCTGCGCTTGTAGCGCGCCCGCAGATCGCTCATGGCCATGTAGATGATGGCGCGGCTGTAGGCCAGGGACTGGACGATGTCCAGCAGAGCGGGGGACGAACGGAACCGGGCGTGCATGAAGCGCTCAGAAAGCGGGAAACCCTGGGGCCGCCGATGGGGCCCGGGCGCGGGTGGCGCAGTGCTCAGCGGCCAGCGTCACGGCCCCGGCGGCGGCGCGGGGCGTCCATGTCTCGGGGCGGGCTTCATGCGTCGGGCTCATCGGGCCAGTTTACCCGGGCGCCTCGCGAGCGCGGTCGCAGGTTCAAGCCGGCCCGACCGGGTTCAGCGGCCAAACAGCCCCAACAAGCCGATGATGATCAGGTAGACGGCGACGATGGTGTTCAGCAGGCGGGGCATCACCAGGATGAGGATGCCGGCGACGAGGGACACCAGCGGTCCGATGCTCAGGTGCAGGTTCATGAGGGTTTTCCTTCTTGGGGGTTGAGGTGCGGGTGCCGCGACCGGCCTGGAAGGCGGCGCAGCGGGAAGCCATGATTTTGCGCGACCGGTGCGGTCGTCTGTGCGTCGTCGAACAGACGCTGGGCCATGGCCCCGTGCGCTTGGGGCGGGCGGGCAAGTGCCCTGGCGCTTATTACCGCGTGGCCTCGCTCGGCGCGCGGCTCATCTCGTTGTTCTGCGTCACCAGCAAGTTCAGCAGCCGCATGAACTCGGCGCGCTGGCGCTCGGTCAGGGGCGCGAGGATCTGGTCCTGCGCGCGCAGCATCGCGGGCACGGCCTCGGCCAGCAGGGCCTGCCCGGTGGGTGTCAGGGCCAGCTGGCGCGCGCGCCGGTCTTCGGGCGCCGTCCGGCGCACCAGCCAGCCCCGCGCTTCGAGCCGGTCCACCACGCCACCGGTGGTGGAAGCGTCCAGCGCGATGGTGCGCGCCAGCGTGCGCTGGTCGATGCCGGGCTGGTTGCCCACCGTCTGCAGCGCGGCGTACTGGACGGGCGTGATGCCCAGCTCCCCCGCTTCCTGCAGAAAGATGCCCACGGAAATCTGGTGCAGGCGCCGGATCGCGTGGCCGGGCTGCAGGTCGATGTTGATGGCGGAAGGTTCGGTGGTGCTCATGGTGATCGGCGTCCAGGGTTAACCCTGATTTGGCGTCCGGCCATATTAGCACTACACTTATGATAAGCATACTGATGATGTGCATGCCATCTTTCAGACACCGTCTTTTGCCCGCCGCCTTTTACGCCGTATTTCACAGGAGTCGCGACCATGAACACAAGCTCTTCCGATCTGCCGGTGCTGGTGGCCGGTGGTGGCATCGGCGGTCTGGCCGCCGCGCTGGCGCTGGTGCGCCAGGGCTTCACCGTGCAGGTGTTCGAGCAGGCCGCCGAGATCGGCGAGATCGGCGCCGGCATCCAGCTCGGCCCCAACGCCTTCCATGCGTTTGACGCGCTGGGCGTGGGCGACAAGGCGCGTGGCCGCGCCGTCTACACCGACCACATGGTCATGCACGACGCCATCGACGAGACGCTGGTCGGCCGCATCGAGACCGGCGAAGCCTTCCGCCAGCGTTTCGGCAACCCCTACGCCGTGATCCACCGCGTGGACATCCACCAGTCGCTGCTCGAAGGCGCGGTGGAAACCGGCCGGGTCGCGTTCTTCACCAGCACCCGCATCGTCAAGGTCGAGCAAGACGAAGCCGCCAGGACCGTGACCGCCATCGACCAGAACGGCAAGCGCTGGCTCGGCCAGGCGCTGATCGGCGCCGACGGCGGCAAGTCGGTGGTGCGCGCGCAGTACGTGAACGACCCGCCGCGCGTGACCGGCCACGTGGTCTACCGCGCGGTGGTGGACAAGGCCGATTTCCCGGACGACCTGAAGTGGAACGCCGCCAGCCTCTGGGCCGGCCCCAAGTGCCACCTGGTGCACTACCCGCTGCGCGGCGGCGAGCAGTACAACGTGGTCGTGACCTTCCACAGCCGCCAGCCCGAGCAGTGGGGCGTGACGGACGGCAGCAAGGAAGAGGTGGAAAGCTACTTCCAGGGCATCTGCCCCAAAGCGCGCCAGCTGATCGAACTGCCCAAGACCTGGAAGCGCTGGGCCACGGCCGACCGCGAGCCGATCGCCACCTGGGTGTTCGGCCGCGCCACCCTGCTGGGCGATGCCGCCCACCCGACCACGCAGTACATGGCACAAGGCGCGTGCATGGCGATGGAAGACGCCGTGACGCTGGGCGAGGCGCTGCGCGTGTGCGGCAAGGACTGGGACGCTGCGTTGCAGCTGTACCAGCAGAGCCGCGTGACCCGCACCGCGCGCATCGTGCTCAGCGGCCGCGAGATGGGCCGCCTGTACCACGCCGTCGGTGTGGAGCGGCTGGTGCGCAACAGCCTGTGGAAGGGCCGTTCGCAGGAACGCTTTTATGACGCGATGGAATGGCTGTACAGCTGGAACGTCAACAACTGCCTGAGTCAATGAACCACCCCCGTCGCTGCGCTCCGCCCCTCAAGGGGCAACGCCAGCGGCCCGGCAAAGCCGGTTCCGCGGCGTTCTGGCACAAGACACCTCACACCCCTATTTCCGGAGACACCAAATGAGCCACGAACTCGGACGACTCGAAGACCTGCCGCTGGACTACCGCGACGACCTCAAGGCGCTGAACCTGGTGCCGCTGTGGCCCAGCCTGCGCGCGGTGCTGCCGCCCAAGGTGCCCACGCGCGCCACGCAGGCCATCCACTGGCCCTACGCCACCCTCAAGCCGCTGCTGCTGAAAGCGGGCGAGCTCACGCCCATCGAGAAGGCCGAGCGCCGCGTGCTGGTGCTGGCCAACCCGGGCCACGGCCTGGAAAACATGAAGGCCAGCCCCGCCATGTACCTGGGCATGCAGCTGCTGCTGCCCGGCGAGTGGGCGCCCAGCCACCGCCACACGCCCAACGCGGTGCGCATGATCGTGGAAGGCGAAGGCGCCTACACCACGGTCGATGGCGAGAAGTGCCCCATGAGCCGTGGCGACCTGATCCTGACGCCCACCGGCCTGTGGCACGAACACGGCCACGACGGCACCGAGCCCGTGGTCTGGCTCGACGTGCTGGACCTGCCGCTGGTCTATTACATGGAGGCCAGCTACCACATCAACGGTGAGCGCCAAGCCGTGAAACAGGGCAGCGGCGAGCGCGCCTGGACCCGCGCAGGCGTGGTACCGACGCAGGTGTTCAACCGCAGCGACAAGCGCTACCCCATGCTGCGTTACCCCTGGGTGGACACGCGCGCCGCCCTCGTGGCCATGGCGGCCGACCAGCCCGGGCTGGACTGCGTGCAGGTGACCTACGTGAACCCCGAAACCGGCGGCGACGCGCAGAACATCCTGGGCTTCTACGCGCTCATGCTCAAACCCGGCCAGACGCTCACCCTGCCCGCCCGCTCGCCCTCGCAGGTGTTCCACCTGATCGAAGGCGGTGTGGACGTGTCCACCTGCGGCAAACGCTTCGAGCTGGTCGAGGCCGACACCTGCTGCGCGCCGGGCTACGAGCCCGTGACGCTGAAGAACCGATCGGTCGACCAGCCTTCGTTTGTCTTCATTGCCGATGAATCCCCACTGCACCGCAAGCTGGGCGTTTACGAGACGAGATAGCCCACCCCCGCGCCGCGCTTCGCGCGTCACCCCCTCAAGGGGGCAACACCAGCGGCCCGGCAAAGCCGGTTCCGCGGTGCTCCCGGTTCAAGACACTTCTCCCTACCCCCACTCCTTTGTTCACCATGACCACATACCTCTTCGCCCCACCCGCCGTCCAGTCCTTGCCCATCCGTGGCCAGGCCGAACGTTTCCCCATCAACCGCATCTTCTGCGTCGGCCGCAACTACCACGCGCACGCCGTCGAGATGGGAAAGCCGGTCGACAAGAGCGCCGAGCGGCCGTTCTACTTCACCAAGTCGCCGCAGACCCTGGTGCAGAGCGGCACCACCGTGGCCTACCCGCCCGGCACCCACAACTACCACTTCGAAATGGAACTGGTGCTCGCCGTGGGCAAGACCGGTTTCCGTGTGAAAGCCGAAGACGCGCACGAAGTGATCTACGGCTACGCCGCCGGCCTGGACATGACCCGCCGCGACCTGCAACTGGTCGCCCGCGACAAGGGCCGCCCCTGGGATCTGGGCAAGGACATCGAAGAGGGTTCGGTGTGCAGCGAGATCGTGCCCATGGAAGGCGTGGTGATCGAGAGCGGCGCCATCGCGCTCGAAGTCAACGGCCAGACGAAACAGTCGTCCAACGTGGACAAGCTGATCTGGAACATCCGCGAAATCATCGCCGACCTGTCCCAGTTCTACCACCTGCAACCCGGCGACCTGATCTACACCGGCACGCCCGAAGGCGTGGGCGCGGTGATCAGCGGGGACAAGATCACCGGGCGTGTGGAGGGCGTGGCGGAGGTGGCGTTGAACGTTGGGCCGGCGGAGTAACCGCCGCGCCAACTCACTCCATCTCCAAAATCGTTGTTGACCGCAGGCGAGCGCTTGATCTAAGCAGACCGCGCCGGTGTGGCGCTTGACCTGCAAGGAAGACAATGATTGCGAGCCCTCGCGACCCAAGTCCCCAATCAGTCAGTCCCTTGCCCTTGAGAGGGAGTCCATCTATATGTTTAGGCTACCTACGACGGTAGCCGACAGTAGCTTCCCAAGCGATTTCATCTACGTTCACTGGCAGCCCTGTGCGTTCCTTCGCGAGTCTTGCAAAACGTTTGACCAGGTACTCGTGGGGTAGATGCCCTTCATGAGCAGCCAAGGACTCTCTGAGCTTGCCAGCCCAAAGGGCGATGTCGTCAACGTCCGTCAGTTCGGAAAGTGGCGCGATCAGTCCACTACCCAACTCGCAAACGATGTTGCCGCTGTCGACTCGTAACCGTTGATCGAGTTCATCCAACCACGCTTCGTATTGGTGCAACGGGTTCATTGGCCGCCCAACCTTGATCTAAATATCAACACGCAGGATACCCAGAATCGGCAATCCCACGGGCTCGGGTTGTCAAACCACCACCCCCCGCCGCGCCATCATCTCCGCGCCCATCGCCTGCAGCGCCTCGCCCCGGATGACCGAGCGCGCCGCCGGGTAGACCACGCCGTTCTCGTCCACCAGATGCCGCCGGTACAGCGCGTCGTAGGCATCGAAGCGCTGCCCATCTTCCGCAGAGAACCCGGACCAGCCCTCGCCAGCATCCACCAGCGCCATCAACGCCGCGCGCACCAGCGCCCACTGCGCTTCCATCGCCCGGTGGTCCTGCTTGAGCTGGATGACCACCGCCACCACGGCGGGGTCGCGCTGCGCCAGCAGCGGCGGGAACACGTGCCGCTCTTCGTCTTCGTGGTGGTGCGGGCCGGCCTGGTCGAAGTAACGCATCACGTCGCGTGCGGCCTGCCGGGCCTGTTCGTCGGCACCGTGGGTCTTGACGTGTTCGCGGATCTTTCCGAGCAGGGCCAGCATGCGCTCGACCCGCTCGTGGCAGGCGTCGAGCATCTCGAACGGCGCCTCGAAGCCCACGCCGGGTGAGGCATGGCCCGGCAGGCTGATCTCGTGCAGGCGGATGCCGGCCATGGCCATCAGCCGATCTGCACCGGCCGGCCCTGCGGGTCGAACGGGATGTAGGCCTGGATGCGGCCCTGGCGGATCGCCTCCACCATCTTCTGCAGCGGCTCGTCGGCGTCGGCGCTGGTGGGCGCCTTGCCCGGCGCGCCCGACATGGCGGCGGCGAAGACCATGCCCCAGGGCTGGCCGAAGGTCGCCGCTTCCTGCCTGAGCTGATCGAACGAGGCCAGCTCGTCCGGGCTTTTGTCCACACACATCTGCGGCACCAGGGCACCGCCCTGGCCTTGCTCAAAGGCCGCGCGCTCTTCGGGCGTGGCGTCGTCCGGCAGCTCGATGCCGGCGAACACGAACAGCAAGCGCTGCGGCAGGGGCTGGGCGCGCGCGGCGCTCAGCAGGTCGTCAAAACTGGCGATGTTCATGGGGAGGGGTCCTGCGTATCGGGGGTCAGGCGCCGGGCGGGTCGTCGCCCAGCGTGCGAAAGAAATCGGCCACGGCCGGCCGCACGCGCGATCCGCCGTGCGACAGCGCGGTGCCGATGCTGATGAAGCACAGCGCGTGCTGCCCCTCGCGCAGGGCGAAGAGCCGGCGCAGGCTGTCCGAGCCGAGCGCCTGGCCGCTGGTGAGCGCCGAGCCGAAGCCCAGCGCGGTGGCCATGAGCAGCACGTTCTGCACCGCGCAGCCGGCGGACAGGATGCGCTCGTGCAGATCCACCCGGGCGTCGCCGCACAGGCTGTCCACCACCACCAACATGAGCCAGGGCGCGCGGTGCGCTTTGTCGCCCGCCTGCGCCACCTGCTCGGGGGCGGCGGCGGGGTCGCGTTCGAGCAGGGCCTGGGCAAACGCCTCGGCGAGCGCGCCGCGCCGCGCTGGGGGCACGGCGATGAAGCGCCAGGGCAGGAGCTGGCGGTGGTCGGGCGCGGCGGCGGCCGCGGCCAGGATGGTCTGCTGCTGCGCGGCGTCGGGGCCGGGCGCCACCAGGCGCTTGGGCAGCACGGTCTGGCGCGCCTGGATCAGCTCGCCCGCGATGGCGGCCCAGTCGGGGGCCTCGGCGTCATGGGGGGATGTGGCGCGCATGGAAGGCATGGGGAAAGACGCTCAGGCGCTCAGCCCGGGCGGCCGTCGACGCGCACGCGGCCGTACCAGCCGACCATGCGCAGGCCCCAGACCGCCATCACGCCCGCCCACAGCAGCGCCGCGACCATGAGCAGGCCCACGGGCGCCTGCTCCAGCGCGGCGGTGATGCGCAGCACCACCGCCAGTTGCAGCAGCCAGAACAGCGTCCAGACCAGGTTGTCGGCCACCAGGGTGCGCCCGCTGTGGCCGCAGGACACGCGCGTGACCATGGCCAGCATCAGCGAGCCCAGGCAGCCCATGGTGAGCGCGTGCAGCGCGCCCAGGCCCAGCACCGGCGTGCCCAGCCGCAGGCCGAACAGCTGCGAGGTGCCCGCGAGCACGAAGGACAGGCCCAGCCAGAGAAAGCCCAGGTGCAACATGGCCAGCAGCCGGATGCTCAGGCTCTGCACCAGCCCCCAGACGAAGGCCAGCCACAGGATCACGCTGCCCGCGGCCAGCTCCATCAGGCCCAGGCTGAGCATCCAGCCCCGGCCCTGGGGCCAGCCGGCCAGAGGCGCCCACACCGCCAGCACTTCGAGCGCCACGGCGCCGAGCAGCACCCACAGCACCCAGAACGGCCGCCAGGCGTCCAGCATGGGCACCGCGCTGGAGGTGAAGAACGGGATCATGCGGTGCGCCACCACGAGGTAGGTCACGACCACGAAGCCCCAGAGCCCGGTGAGCACGGCGGCACGGGCCACGTCGAAGGCGTCCACCGACAAGGCCGCCAGCATGAGCGCCAGGCTCGCCACGCCCACCGCCCCGGCCAGACCCACGGTCTTGGCGTGCAGGCGGTCCGGCTGGGTGCTGCGCAGCACCAGTTGCCAGAACAGGGCGACCATCCAGCCCAGGCCCAGCAGCGCGGCACCCGCGCCGGCCATGGCCAGCCCGGCGGCGCTGTGCAAGCCGAGCAGCCAGACCAGCCAGCCCCCGGCCTGCAGCAGCAGCGGCGCCACCAGCGCCGTCACGGCGGGCGGCGGCACGCCCAGCCACTTCGGCCCGGCGGTGAACAGAAAGCCCGAGAAAAAGAGCGGGATGAACCCGAAGGTCATGACCGAGGCGTGGCCCAGCGTGGGCGAGACCGCGTAGGACAGCCCCACCAGGCCGCTCACGCGGTCCACCTGCACCAGCGCCCACCAGGCGCCCGAGGCCAGCAAGAGCAGCACGGCCAGCGCGAACCCCAGCCGGTGCGGCGCCAGCAGCAGGTGCCGAGGCCGCCAGGGCCGCCGCCCGGGCGGCTCGGCCCGGGGCGCGGGTGTTGTCGCCTGCGCGCGCACGGGCCGGATCGGCAGCACCGGGCGCGCGGGCGTGTTCATCCGCAGCTGCCGAGGTGGCCGCACGAGGTGCAGTAGTCGCAGCCGTCCTTGCGGATCATGGCGTGCGCGCCGCACTCGGGGCATTTTTTGCCCGCCATCACGCCCGAGGGCATGCCGACGAGCTCGGGCATGGCCGGCGCCGACGGGGCGGCGCTGGCCGCCACCACGCCCGACTGGGCGCGGCGCGCGATGATGTTCTGCAGCGCGAAGGCGATGGCGGCGACTTCGGAGTCGTGCCACATCGGCACGTGCGTGCCATCGGCCTTCTGGTACGTGCCCAGGCGCACCGGGCCGCGGTCCCAGGCCACCTTGCGCATGTCGGACAGCGCTCGGCCCAGGAAACCGCCGCGCGCGGCCAGCGAGAGCATGCGCATGGTGGAGGTGATCCACTGCTGCGACTCACCGCTCTGGCCCACGGGCATGAAGAACTCGATCGCGCGCTCGACCGTGCCCACGCCATCGGCGGCCGGCACCGGCAGGAACGACACCACGATGTACAGCGTCTTGTGGCCTTCCTGCGTCCAGTACTCGATCTTGTCGGCCACGGCCGACAGCGCGCCCTTGGGGCGGCTCTCGATCACGGTGCGCATCGGGTCCACCGGGGCCGGGGCGGCGGGCGCGGCAGCGGCCTTGGCGTCGGTCGCGGCACTGCCGGTGTCGAGCACCGAGCCGAGAATGTTGTTGGGCCGGTAGGTGGCCATGCCCTTGAGGTTGGCGCGCCAGGCCTTCTGGTACAGGCTCTTGAAATCTTCGAACGGGTAGTCGGCCGCGACGTTGACCGTCTTGGAAATGGCGGTGTCCACGAAGGGCTGCACCGCTTCCATCATGGCGATGTGTTCGCCCGCGCTCATGGCCAGCGCGTTGACGAAGTACTCGGGCAGCTGGTCCACGTCGCCGCCGAGTTCGCGGTACAGGCGCCAGGCGTGGTCTTCCACCGCGTACTCGCTGGTGGAGCCATCGGCCTCGCGCTTCTTGCGGCGGTACATCCAGGAAAACGGCGGCTCGATGCCGTTGGAGGCGTTGTCGGCAAAGGCCAGGCTCACCGTGCCGGTGGGCGCGATCGAGAGCAGGTGGCTGTTGCGGATGCCGTGCTTGCGGATGGCCTTCTTGATCGCCTCGGGCAGGCGGCTGGCGAAGGTGCCGGGGGCCAGGTAACCCTCGGCGTCGAATTTGGGGAACACGCCCTTTTCCTTGCCCAGCTCGACCGAGGCGAGGTAGGCCGCGTTGCGCATGCGCTCGGCGATCTGGGCCGCCATGTGGCGCCCCTCCTCGCGGTCGTAGCGCACACAGAGCATGGCCAGCGCATTGCCCATGCCGGTGAAGCCCACGCCGATGCGGCGCTTGGCGGCGCTTTCAGCGCGCTGCTGCTCCAGCGGCCAGAAGGTCACGTCGAGCACGTTGTCCAGCGCGCGCACCTGGGTCGCCACCGCCTGCTCGAAGGCCTCGAAATCAAACGCCGGCACACCGCCGAAGCCGAACGGGTTCTTGACGAAGCGCGTGAGGATGATGGGACCGAGGTCGCAGCAGCCGTAGGGCGGCAGCGGCTGCTCACCGCAGGGGTTCGTCGCCGCGATGGTTTCGCAGTAGTGCAGGTTGTTGTCGGTGCCGATCTTGTCGAGGAACAGGATGCCGGGCTCGGCGAAGTCGTAGGCCGACTTCATGATGGTGTCCCACAGCTCGGTGGCGGCCAGGGTCTGGTAGACCCACAGGCCGTCGCCGCGCTGGTAGGCCCCTTTTTCCATCAGGGTCTTGCCGGGCTTGGCCTTGTGCACCAGCTCCCAGGGCTGGTCGTTGCCCACGGCTTCCATGAAGGCGTCGCTCACGCCCACCGACACGTTGAAGTTGTTCCAGCGGCCGGGGGTGCGCTTGGCGGTGATGAACTCCATCACGTCCGGGTGGTCGATGCGCAGCACGCCCATCTGCGCGCCGCGGCGTGCGCCCGCGCTCTCGACCGTCGAACACGACTGGTCGAACACGTTGATGTAGCTGCAGGGACCGGACGCCATGGAGTGCGTGCCCTTGACCTCGGCGCCCTTGGGGCGGATGCGCGAGAAGTCGTAACCCACACCACCGCCACGGCGCATGGTTTCGGCGGCTTCGCGCAGCGCTTCGTAGATGCCGGGGTAACCCTCGGCGTCCACGCCCTGGATGGCGTCGCCCACGGGCTGCACGAAGCAGTTGATCAGGGTGGCCTGGATCTCGGTGCCGGCGGCGCTCATGATGCGCCCCGCGCCGATGGCGCCCACGTGCAGGTTGTCCAGGAAGCGCTGTTCCCACTTGGCCCGGTCGGCTTCTTTTTCCACCGAGGCCAGCGCGCGCGCCACGCGGCGGTACAGGTCTTCCAGCCCGGTTTCGCCGGGTTTGAGGTACTTCTCGGCCAGCACGTCCTGGCTGATGGGTTGGGTGGCGGTCAGGTCCTGGGGACGCATGGTGTTGTCGCGTTTCATGTCTGTTTTCTGGTGTAAGGCTCAGGCGAGAGCCTGGGGTCGAATGCCCGCGATCGACCACCGCATCAGATCATGAACGGAGCGGACGTGGCTGCCAAACGGCAACAACCCGGCTCCGCGGAGAAAAAGACCCTTGCGCTGGTCGCCATCGAAGGCGTGGCCCAGTTGCTGGTCGATACCGAACTGGCCCATGTCGGGCTTTCCGCCCCTCAGGCCGCGATGGGCGAGGCGGTCGAAAGCCATGCCGCATTTTGCCTTGACATGGGCAACCGCTCTTCGGTTGGGCCCAATTCGTGGA
This Hydrogenophaga taeniospiralis DNA region includes the following protein-coding sequences:
- a CDS encoding 3-hydroxybenzoate 6-monooxygenase — encoded protein: MNTSSSDLPVLVAGGGIGGLAAALALVRQGFTVQVFEQAAEIGEIGAGIQLGPNAFHAFDALGVGDKARGRAVYTDHMVMHDAIDETLVGRIETGEAFRQRFGNPYAVIHRVDIHQSLLEGAVETGRVAFFTSTRIVKVEQDEAARTVTAIDQNGKRWLGQALIGADGGKSVVRAQYVNDPPRVTGHVVYRAVVDKADFPDDLKWNAASLWAGPKCHLVHYPLRGGEQYNVVVTFHSRQPEQWGVTDGSKEEVESYFQGICPKARQLIELPKTWKRWATADREPIATWVFGRATLLGDAAHPTTQYMAQGACMAMEDAVTLGEALRVCGKDWDAALQLYQQSRVTRTARIVLSGREMGRLYHAVGVERLVRNSLWKGRSQERFYDAMEWLYSWNVNNCLSQ
- a CDS encoding MarR family winged helix-turn-helix transcriptional regulator; the encoded protein is MSTTEPSAINIDLQPGHAIRRLHQISVGIFLQEAGELGITPVQYAALQTVGNQPGIDQRTLARTIALDASTTGGVVDRLEARGWLVRRTAPEDRRARQLALTPTGQALLAEAVPAMLRAQDQILAPLTERQRAEFMRLLNLLVTQNNEMSRAPSEATR
- a CDS encoding ribonucleotide reductase subunit alpha — encoded protein: MNIASFDDLLSAARAQPLPQRLLFVFAGIELPDDATPEERAAFEQGQGGALVPQMCVDKSPDELASFDQLRQEAATFGQPWGMVFAAAMSGAPGKAPTSADADEPLQKMVEAIRQGRIQAYIPFDPQGRPVQIG
- a CDS encoding nitroreductase family protein, which gives rise to MPSMRATSPHDAEAPDWAAIAGELIQARQTVLPKRLVAPGPDAAQQQTILAAAAAAPDHRQLLPWRFIAVPPARRGALAEAFAQALLERDPAAAPEQVAQAGDKAHRAPWLMLVVVDSLCGDARVDLHERILSAGCAVQNVLLMATALGFGSALTSGQALGSDSLRRLFALREGQHALCFISIGTALSHGGSRVRPAVADFFRTLGDDPPGA
- a CDS encoding cupin domain-containing protein translates to MSHELGRLEDLPLDYRDDLKALNLVPLWPSLRAVLPPKVPTRATQAIHWPYATLKPLLLKAGELTPIEKAERRVLVLANPGHGLENMKASPAMYLGMQLLLPGEWAPSHRHTPNAVRMIVEGEGAYTTVDGEKCPMSRGDLILTPTGLWHEHGHDGTEPVVWLDVLDLPLVYYMEASYHINGERQAVKQGSGERAWTRAGVVPTQVFNRSDKRYPMLRYPWVDTRAALVAMAADQPGLDCVQVTYVNPETGGDAQNILGFYALMLKPGQTLTLPARSPSQVFHLIEGGVDVSTCGKRFELVEADTCCAPGYEPVTLKNRSVDQPSFVFIADESPLHRKLGVYETR
- a CDS encoding CmcI family methyltransferase, with protein sequence MKITIDTEAKTLECQSGDAAPTRLPLYSPEAFRLVSEVWLKQEWNQLHWQSFSWLGFQLWQLPEDVLRLQEVVASVRPDVIIETGVNRGGSAVFFASLCRALGRGRVISIDIHIPPEVREAVAVCPLGDLITLIEGDSAAPAVVERVRRSVGPGQTVLVFLDSDHSREHVRRELDAYGPLVTPGSYIVATDGVMQQLADTPLGQAHWRDDNPAAAARAYAAEHPEFALRRPIALYNDALAAPNLTYWPDAWLYRLHPPPN
- a CDS encoding hemerythrin domain-containing protein, with the protein product MAMAGIRLHEISLPGHASPGVGFEAPFEMLDACHERVERMLALLGKIREHVKTHGADEQARQAARDVMRYFDQAGPHHHEDEERHVFPPLLAQRDPAVVAVVIQLKQDHRAMEAQWALVRAALMALVDAGEGWSGFSAEDGQRFDAYDALYRRHLVDENGVVYPAARSVIRGEALQAMGAEMMARRGVVV
- a CDS encoding ABC transporter permease — protein: MHARFRSSPALLDIVQSLAYSRAIIYMAMSDLRARYKRSVLGPLWMTLGTAIGAVGLSFLWAELMHKDVREFMPTVTAGLILWQFIAGVVGDASALFSRQAALIRNINLPLSIYPTQLLLRHLINLLHSVPVFAVVAWAVGLQPTLNLLLVVPGVVLVTLNLLWLALLVGMLGARFRDLEYLIASALPLLMLLSPVFYRPEFLPFSEVYLWANPISHFIEVIRYPLMGSAPPGFVIWTNLGLLLVGGGVSLWMFDRKHHRIAFWV
- a CDS encoding DUF3096 domain-containing protein, which codes for MNLHLSIGPLVSLVAGILILVMPRLLNTIVAVYLIIIGLLGLFGR
- a CDS encoding fumarylacetoacetate hydrolase family protein — encoded protein: MTTYLFAPPAVQSLPIRGQAERFPINRIFCVGRNYHAHAVEMGKPVDKSAERPFYFTKSPQTLVQSGTTVAYPPGTHNYHFEMELVLAVGKTGFRVKAEDAHEVIYGYAAGLDMTRRDLQLVARDKGRPWDLGKDIEEGSVCSEIVPMEGVVIESGAIALEVNGQTKQSSNVDKLIWNIREIIADLSQFYHLQPGDLIYTGTPEGVGAVISGDKITGRVEGVAEVALNVGPAE
- a CDS encoding ABC transporter ATP-binding protein; amino-acid sequence: MASLKFNAVTVRYPVYNSRGMSLRNHLVRISTGGSIERESGRVQMVTALQDVSFELRRGDAVGLVGHNGAGKSTLLRTMAGIYSPTQGTIERQGRVATMLELGAGMDNELSGYENITRMSLLMGERVADVRQHIEEIERFTQLGNFLQMPVRTYSSGMVARLIFAVATSTRPDILLVDEIFGLGDAEFRVHAHERMESLVKSVGIFVFASHSSDLVKQYCNRFFRLEHGRLRECDASEV